The Streptomyces sp. NBC_00483 genome contains the following window.
TACGCGACGGTCTGCGCGGCATGTTCGAGTCGACCACCGGTTTCACGGTCCTCGGCGAGGCGGCGAACGGGGTGGAGGCCGTCGCCCGCGCCGCCGCGCTCGACCCGGACGTCGTCCTCATGGACCTGCGCATGCCCGGCGGGGGCGGCGTCGACGCCATCAAGGAGCTGACCCGCCGCGGCGCCCGCGCCCGCGTCCTGGTCCTCACCACGTACGACACGGACTCCGACACGCTGCCCGCGATCGAGGCGGGCGCCACCGGCTACCTGCTCAAGGACGCCCCGCGCGAGGAACTCTTCACGGCGGTACGGGCCGCTGCCGACGGCCGCACCGTCCTCTCACCGGCCGTCGCGTCCCGCCTGGTCACGGCCGTGCGCACGCCCGCCGCGCCCGCCGACGAGACCCTCTCGGCCCGCGAGCGCGAGGTCCTGGTCCTGGTGTCCAAGGGCACATCGAACAAGGAGATCGCGCGTGAGCTGTTCATCAGCGAGGCGACGGTGAAGACCCATCTCACCCACATCTACGGCAAGTTGGGCGTGAAGGACCGCGCGGCGGCGGTGGCGGTGGCGTACGACCGCAGGATCCTCGGCTAGCTAACGGATCTGCTCAGGAGTCACGGTCACCCATCGCTTGTCGGCGGTGACCTTCTGCCCGAGCTCCTTCTGCCGCTTCACCCCGTCCGCCTTCATCCCGTTCAGCTCCTTCATGGAGCTGTCCTTGCGGTTGACCCAGACGCGGACGCCGCCGTGCGCCACGTCCACCGACCGGAACAGCATCGGGCCGTCGCTCTTGGGCGTGTCCCCGGCCGCGAGGATCGGCTTCTTCCAGGCGTCGATGTACGTACTGATGGCGGCGGGCTTGCCCTCGTACCAGGTCGCCGGAGCCCACAGGTTCGGCGTCAACTCCCGGTCCTCCAGGGCCTTCTGGTCGAACGTCCCGGCCGCGATCTCCTTGCGGGAGCTCGTGACGTCACCCGTCTTGCGGTCCTTGAGCAGGGCGGCGACCCCGAGCACGTTCTCGGGCTTCACGTCGTAGCCGTACTTCGGGTCGCCGAGCACCATGCGGACGAGGTCCTCGCTCGCGGCGCTCACCACGTACACCTCGATGCCGTGCGAGCGCAGCGCGTGGTACAGCTCCCGCATGCCGTCCGAGAACTCCGGCGGCTCCGCACCGCCCGGCAGCGGCTTGTCGTAAGCGAGCAACTCGTCGACGTAGCCCTTGAGTTGCTTGAGCGTGAACCCGGAGAAGATCTGCGCCGCCCACGGATAGCAGACCTGGTCGTCGACCTCGCACAGCCGGTTGTAGTACTCGGTCAGGGTCTCCTTGTGCGTCGCCGTGTCCTTGAAGGGGATCACCTTCAGCGACGGGTCCATCGTGTCCCGCGTCAGGACGCCCTTCATCTCCAGGAAGGGCAGCAGCGACTCCTCCAGGTCGTTGCGGTACGTCGTGTTGTCCGCGTCGAAGGTCGCGTACGCGCCCTGGTGCTCGTGCGCCGCGATCACCCGGGCGAGCTGCTTGGCCTGCGGTCTCGGCCAGTGCTTCAGCTGGGCGGCCACCGCGCGTACGTCACCGGAGGTGGTGGCGGACGCGTCGGCGCCCGGCCACAGCACGGTCGTGGCGACGGCGGCGGCGAGGGCGGCGCCCGCGGTGGCGAGCAGGAGGGGCTTCTTGCGCAGGGAGTCTGCCTTGGTGAAGTTCACGACTGGCCACCGTAGGGCGGGCAGGTGCCGCCCGCCATGATCGAATTCACCGTGTGTGACCGGCATGTACCCGGCGGGTACGGGTAGCCGACAGGCGCCCGGCACGGCACCGCGCCGGACCCCATACTGAAGGCATGAGCACCGGCTCCCAGGAGTTCGTGCGCGCGACTCCACGGCCTGGCGGCCCGATCGTCTCAGCGGTCGGCTATCGCACCCGTGGCCTGCCTCCCGCGCTCCACCGCGGCCTGCCCTCCCCGTACCTCACGGTGATCTTCACTCTCGACGAGCCGGTCGTCGGCGGCCACACCCCCGAGGAGGCCCTGGGCCCCGACGCGGTCCGCACGGACATCGTCGTGGGCGGGCTGCACCAGAGCCCCGAGTTCATCGCGCAGTCGGGGTCCGAGGGCGGCATCCAGCTCGCCGTGCACCCTCTCGCGGCCCGCGCGCTGCTGGGGGCGCCCGCGGCCGACCTCGCGGGGCCCGTGGCGGTCGAGGGCGCGGACGTGCTCGGCCGGACGGCGGCGCTCGTACGGGAGGAGCTGGCCGAACTGGACGACTGGCGGGCCCGCTTCGAGCTCGTCTCCGACTACGTGACGCGGCGGACGGCCGAGGACCCGCTGGCCGGCGTGCGCCCCGAGGTCGCAGAGGCGTGGACCTGGCTCGCCCGGCACCGCGGCGCGGGCACCCTGAAGGGGCTCGCCGCGCACGTCGCCCTCAGCGAGCGCCGCCTCACCACGCTGTTCCGCGCCGAGACGGGCCTCAGCCCCAAGCAGGCCGCCCGCCTGATGCGCTTCCAGCACGCGAAGGCCGCCGTCGTCCGCGCCGTGGCCGCGGGCGCCCCGCCGGACCTGTCCCGCGTCGCCGCGGAGCACGGGTACTGCGACCACTCGCACCTGGTCCGCGACTTCCGCCAGTACACGGGCCTGAGCCCGACCGGCTGGCTCGCCGAGGAGTGCCGAAACATCCAAGCCGGGGGACACCACAACGGCGAAGACTCGGAGCCATGAACACCACACAGAGCACCCAGCAGAGCAACCAGCAGACACCCCGCGAGCCCGCCGTCTGGCCCACTCTCCAGGCGACCGACGCGCCCGCGCTCATCGACTTTCTCGTCGGCACCGTCGGCTTCCTGCGCACCGCCGTCTACGAGGACGGCGACCGCGTCGCCCACGCCCAGCTCGACTGGCCCGAGGGCGGCGGGATCATGCTCGGCTCCCACAAGCCGGACGCCGAACCGGGCACCTGGTGCGTCGAGCCGGGCACCTTCGGCGGCTACGTCGTGACCGCCCGGGTCGACGAGCTGTACGAGCGGCTCGTCGACGCGGGCGTCAAGATCCTCCGCGAGATCGAGGACCAGCCGTACGGCAGCCGCGAGTTCGCGATCACCGACCCGGAGGGCAACAAGTGGTCCTTCGGCACCTACGCGGGGGAGCCGCGCCCCCAGGGCGCTACGTCCTGACCTTCAGAAGCAGCACCGTCCTGGCCTCCACCGTGACCGTGGCGCCGGCCTCGTGCAGCACGGCCGGCGCCGCGCCCTGCTCCTCCTCGCCGGTGTCCACCACCACCTCGTACGACCTGGCCCAGGGCTCGCCCGGCAGCACGAAGCTCTCGGCCCGGTCGCCCGCGTGCAGGACCGCGAGGAAGCTGTCGTCGGTGATGGGCTCGCCCCGGGCGTCCCGGCCAGGGATGTCGCGCCCCGACAGATACATGCCGACCGTGGCGGCGGGCGCGTACCAGTCGCCCTCCGTCATCTCGGTGCCGCGCGAGGTGAACCACGCCAGGTCCCGCAGCCCGTCCGCCGAGTGCGCGCGCCCCGAGAAGAACGCGCGGCGCCGCAGCACGGGGTGCGCGTGCCGCAGCGCGACGAGCCGTGCGGTGAGGGCGAACAGCTCCCGGCAGCCGGGGTCGTCGAGAAGCCCCCAGTCCACCCAGCTGATCTCGTTGTCCTGGCAGTACGCGTTGTTGTTGCCGCGCTGCGTGCGCCCGAACTCGTCGCCCGCCACCAGCATCGGCACCCCGGTCGACAACAGCAGCGTCGTCAGGAGATTGCGCAACTGCCGTCTGCGCAGGGCCCGTACATCCGCGTCGTCGGTCTCGCCCTCGACGCCGCAGTTCCACGACCGGTTGTCGTGCGTGCCGTCCCGGTTGCCCTCCCCGTTGGCCTCGTTGTGCTTCCGCTCGTACGACACGAGGTCGCGGAGTGTGAAGCCGTCGTGGGCGGTGATGAAGTTGACCGAGGCGTAGGGCCTGCGCCCGCCCCACGCGTACAGGTCGCTCGACCCCGACAGGCGATACCCCAGGTCCCGTACGTCGGGCAGCGCGCCGCGCCAGAAGTCGCGGACGGCGTCGCGGTAGCGGTCGTTCCACTCCGTCCACAGGGGCGGGAAGGAGCCGACCTGGTAGCCGCCCGAGCCGACGTCCCACGGCTCGGCGATCAGCTTCACCCGGCGAAGCACCGGGTCCTGCGCGATGACCGCGAGGAAGGGGGAGAGCATGTCGACGTCGTGCATGGAGCGGGCGAGCGCCGCGGCTAGGTCGAAGCGGAAGCCGTCGACGCCCATCTCCGTGACCCAGTACCTGAGCGAGTCCGTGATCAGCCTCAGCACCTGCGGCTGCACCACGTGCAGCGTGTTGCCGCAGCCCGTGTAGTCGGCGTAGCGGCGCGCGTCGTCCTGGAGGCGGTAGTAGCCGCGGTTGTCGATGCCCTTCAGGGACAGCATCGGGCCCAGCTCGCCGGCCTCCGCCGTGTGGTTGTAGACCACGTCGAGGATGACCTCGATCCCCGCGTCGTGCAGCGCCCGCACCATCCGCTTGAACTCACCCACCTGCTGCCCGCCCGTGCCGGACGCCGCGTATCCCGCGTGCGGGGCGAAGTAGCCGATGGAGTTGTAGCCCCAGTAGTTGCGCAGGCCCCGGCGCAGCAGATGGTCCTCGTGCGCGAACTGGTGCACCGGAAGCAGCTCCACCGCCGTCACCCCGAGATTCACGAGGTGCTCGATCGCGGCGGGGTGCGCGAGCCCCGCGTACGTACCCCTCAACTCCTCCGGAATCCCCGGGTGTTGACGCGTGAAGCCGCGCACGTGCACCTCGTAGATCACCGAGTCCGCCCAGGGCGTCTTCGGGCGCCGGTCGTCCACCCACTCGTCGCCGGACGCGTCGTCGTGCACGACCACGCCCTTCGGGACGTACGGCGCCGAGTCCCGATTGTCGCGCACCGTGTCGGCCACATGCTGCTCGGGCCAGTCCCGTACGTGCCCGTAGACCTCGGGCGGCAGCCCGAACTCGCCGTCCACCGCCCGCGCGTACGGGTCGAGCAGCAGCTTCGCCGGGTTCCAGCGGGCGCCCGTCCACGGGTCCCAGCGGCCGTGCACCCGGAAGCCGTAGCGCTGTCCCGGAAGCACTCCCGGCACGAAGCCGTGCCAGATCTCGTGCGTCAGCTCGGTGAGAGCAGCCCGGCGTTCACGTCCTTCCTCGTCGAACAGGCACAGCTCGACGGACTCGGCGCCGCCCGCCCACAGGGCGAAGTTGGTGCCGGCCACACCCTCCGGTCCGACCCGGAAGCGGGCGCCGAGCGGCACGGGCGTGCCCGGCCACACCGGCTCCAGCGGGGACACGTGCTCCCGCTCGCGGCCGCGACCGGTGAACGGGGCGGGCAGCGCTCTGCCATTGCCCGCGCGCGGCGCGCTCTGAACTGCCTCCTGCTCGGGTGCGCTCGACACCTGACGGCCTCCCGCGGCTCCACGACTCATGGGCAGCGGGGCGTGCGGCGTCCCGGCCGCGCTCCCCCTGCTTCCTCCCACTGTTCTGCCCAGAGCTTCGCTCGCACTCACGTTTCCCCAGCGGGGGGCACGTCGTTGGCTCTGGCGTGAGAACAGCTGTGAGGCGTGCGCGGCACGCAGGGGCGACCTTGGGCGCCGTACTGACCTGGGCAGGACTGATGGGCACGCTCGCCGGATGCGGCGGCGACACGACGTTCGGAAAGCCGCGGTCCGCGAAGGAACTGATCCGGGTCACGCCCGACGACGGGGCGAAGGGCGTGCGGGCGGGCGGAAGGCTTCAAGTCACCGTTCCCGAGGGCCGGTTGGAGTCGGTCAAGGTCGTCAGGGTCCAGGACGCGCAGGAGCGGTCCGTGCCGGGCCGCCTGGAGCGGGACTCGATGCGCTGGCGCCCCACGGGCCCCGGCGCGGACCGCTTCGCGCTCGCCGCGCAGTACAAGGTCGACGCGGTCGCCATGGACGGCCACGGGCGCCGGGTGGCCCGGCACACCACGTTCAAGACGTACGTTCCCGCCAAGCGCTTCATCGGCTACGTCACGCCCGAGCACCGGGCCCAGGTCGGCACCGGCATGATCGTGAAGGTCGCGTTCAACCGGGAGATCGAGAACCGGGCCGCCGTGCGGCGCGCGATCAGGGTCACCGCCGAACCCGGCGTGGAGATCGCCCCGCACTGGTTCGGCAGGAGCCGCCTCGACTTCCGGCCGAAGAACTACTGGAAGCCGGGCACCGAGGTCACCGTCGACCTGGGCCTGCGCGACGTACAGGCGGCGCCCGGCGTCTACGGCCTCCAGGACAAGGCGTTCACGTTCACGGTGGGCCGCAGCCAGGTCAGCGTGGTGGACGCGGCGTCGCACACCATGCGCGTGCACAGGCGCGGCAAGCCGATGGAGACCGTGCCGATCACCGCGGGGGCGCCGGGCTCGACGACGTACAACGGAAAGATGGTCGTCAGCGAGAAGCTCGACGTCACCCGCATGGACAGCCGCACCGTCGGCTTCGGCGGCGAGTACGACATCCCGGACGTCCCGCACGCCATCCGGCTCACCGACTCCGGCACGTTCCTGCACGGCAACTACTGGTCGGACGGCGTCTTCGGCCGCAGCAACGTCAGCCACGGCTGCGTAGGACTGCGCGATGTGAAGGGCGGCGGCTCCCGGACCCCCGCGGGCCGCTTCTTCGGCCGCAGCCTGATCGGAGACGTGGTGGAGGTCAGGAACAGCGCGGACAAGAAGGTCGCGGCCGACAACGGGCTGGGTGGCTGGAACATGGACTGGACGCGCTGGAAGGCCGGAGGAGCGGTTACGTCCTAGCCGAAAGTCGGGCATCCTGCCCGCTGTTGGGACTGAACGGTGACATCTCTGGGGATCCGTTCTCCCAGGTCGTGTGGTTATCTTTCGCAGTGCGCGCGTTGCAGGCGCGGTAGTGCGGGCCTTGGGGGCAAGGCCGTGCGAGGGGAGAAAGATCTTGAACGGGCGACGACCGATATCCGCGTTTCTGCTGGGAACGGCACTCTTCCTTGTCACCGCATGTGGCGGTGGTGGCGGTGGATCGGGTGACGACAAGGGGGATTCCGGCCAGGCGGCCGACAAGGAGTCGCAGGCCGTGGTGGCGGTGGCGCCCAAGAACGGCGCCGACGGCGTCGCGACCAGCGGGGCCCTGAAGGTCACCGCGGACAAGGGCAAGCTGACCGAGGTGAAGGTCGCCGACACCAAGGGCAACGAGGTGCAGGGCGCGATAACCGGCGGCGGCAGCAGCTGGACCCCGGCGCGGCACCTCGCCGCGTCGACCGAGTACAAGGTGCACGCGGTCGCCAAGGACAAGGCCGGCCGCGAGTCCGCCAAGGACTCCACGTTCACCACGCTCACCCCGAAGAACACCTTCATCGGCACGTTCACCCCGGAGGACGGCTCGAAGGTCGGCGTCGGCATGCCGTTCTCGATCCGCTTCTCGCGCGGCATCACGCACCCCGAGGACGTCGAGAAGGCGATATCGGTCAAGGCCGAGCCCTCCGTCCCGGTCGAGAGCCACTGGTTCGGCAACGACCGCATCGACTTCCGCCCGGAGAAGTACTGGGCGAAGGGCACCAAGGTCACGGTCAAGCTGAACCTCGACGGCGTCGAGGGCCGGCCCGGTGTCTACGGCAAGCAGGTCAAGACCGTGAAGTTCACCGTCGGCCGCAGCCAGATCTCCACGGTCGACGCCAAGACCCACATGATGACGGTCAAGCGCGACGGCAAGACCATCAAGAAGATCCCGATCACCACGGGCAAGCCGGGCTACGAGACCTGGAGCGGCACGATGGTGATCAGCGAGCGGCTGCGTGTGACCCGCATGAACGGCGAGACGGTCGGCTACGGCGGCGAGTACGACATCAAGGACGTCCCGCACGCCCAGCGCCTGACCGACTCCGGCACGTTCATCCACGGCAACTACTGGGGCGGCGGCACCTTCGGCAACGTCAACTCCAGCCACGGCTGCATCGGCCTGCGCGACGTCCGCGGCGGCTACGACAAGAAGGTCCCGGCGGCCTGGTTCTTCGACCAGTCGATGACGGGCGACGTGGTGGTGGTCAAGAACACCCACGACAAGACGGTCGACGCGGGCAACGGCCTGAACGGTTGGAACATGTCTTGGGCGGACTGGAAGAAGTAGACACCTTCAGCCCCGCCGGCGATTGAGGCGCGGGGTCCGGGGCAGAGCCCCGCGACCCTGCCGCCGGTGGCCCGCACCCATCCGCTGGGTACGCTGCGCCGCATGACCGTTCACCTTGAAGTAGCCGACGGCGTCGGGACCATCCGCCTGGACCGCCCCCCGATGAACGCCCTGGACGTCGCCGTCCAGGACCGCATCAAGGAACTCGCCGAGGAGGCCACGACCCGGGACGACATCCGGGCCGTGGTCGTCCGCGGCAGCGAGAAGGTGTTCGCGGCCGGCGCGGACATCAAGGAGATGCGGGAGATGGACCACGCGGCCATGGTCGCGCGATCCCGCGGACTTCAGGACTCGTTCACCGCGGTCGCCCGCATCCCGAAGCCCGTCGTCGCCGCCGTCACCGGCTACGCGCTGGGCGGCGGCTGCGAACTGGCGCTGTGCGCCGACTTCCGGATCGCCGCCGACAACGCCAAGCTCGGGCAGCCGGAGATCCTGCTCGGCCTGATCCCCGGCGCCGGCGGCACCCAGCGCCTGTCCCGGCTCGTCGGCCCGTCCAAGGCCAAGGACCTGATCTTCACGGGCCGCCAGGTGCGGGCCGACGAGGCGCTCACCCTCGGGCTCGTCGACCGGGTGGTCCCCGCGGCCGAGGTCTTCGACGCCGCGAACGCCTGGGCGGGGCAGCTTGCCAAGGGGCCCGCGATCGCGCTGCGGGCGGCGAAGGAGTCGATCGACACGGGCCTGGAGACGGACCTCGACACGGGTCTGGCGATCGAACGCAATTGGTTCGCAGGCCTGTTCGCCACACAGGACCGGGAGACCGGGATGCGCAGCTTTGTGGAAGAAGGCCCGGGTAAGGCGAAGTTCGCCTGACAGGTGTCCGGTCGCCCCTCGGACGACCCGTCAATTGCCTTTCAGGCAAACCGAGTTGATCAGTTCGCTCGTTCGGGGAGCATTATCCGAACCTTAAGCGAGCCTTAAGCGCGTTCGGCCGCAAACGATCAACTGCGACCTTCGCGCGCGGAGTTGTTCCAGGTCAGCCTGGGTGTAAACACCCCTGTACTGCCAAGGGCATATGCCCAAACGGCCCTCCGGAACGAAGCGTTCCGGGGGGCTTATTCCGTCGGAACGGCCCCACGGGGGGCTCCATGGCCCCATCATGGAGCCATGGCGGGGCTTGAGGGTGTGGAACAACCGCGGCGGCACGGGAGTGCGACCGCGGCGCGCTGGTCTCCCGCGGTCGAGGACGAACACGCCCTGAGGGCACTGGAGTTGTTCGGAAATCCGGCCGAGGCGGAGGTGTCACTGCCGTCGCGCCCCGAGTCGGCCGCGACCGCACGACGGCTCGCACAGGTGGTCGTCCTGCGCCACTGGGGCCTCTCCCCGAAAATGACCGAGGACGGCGTCCTGCTCGTCTCCGAGCTCGTCGGCAACGCGGTGCGGCACACCGGTGCCCGCCACTTCGGCCTGCGCATGCTGCGCCGCCGCGGCTGGATCCGCATCGAGGTGCGCGACCCGTCCCGCGGCCTGCCCTGCCTGATGCCGGTGCACGAGCTCGACATCTCCGGGCGCGGCCTCTTCCTCGTCGACAAGCTCTCCGACCGCTGGGGCGTCGACCTGCTGCCGCGCGGCAAGACGACCTGGTTCGAGATGCGCGTCGCCGACCGCTGACCCCCGTATGTCTGCGTACATAGCCATTCGCATACGCGAGGGGCGCCGCGGGGTGTGGACCTGACGACCGGCGAAGCCTTGGGTGAGGCGGGAGTGGTGGAGCGGGCCGGCTGGCTCACCACGCTGGTCGGCGAGATGGTCGAAGGGTTGGTCAGCGCACACTGGACACAGGCTGATCTGGCTCAACTGGCCTCCGGAGTCGACCGGTTCGGGGTGGCGTTGCCGTCGCAGGCGTGGATGGCGTTGCGCCGCCTGGGCTGGGGTTCGGTGGCACCGGAGGGTGTGTACGTGTCCGATCGGGTGGCGCGGATGGTGCAGGAACAGGCGGGCCGGGTCTTGAGGTCGGCCTGGTGGCGCGCCCAGCTTGCCGATGCGGTGCTGGCGACCTGGCCCGCCGATCCCGACCGCCGCACGACGCAGGAGTGGGAAGCGCTGCGGGCCGCGCTGCCCGATGGCAGCGGTGCGGTGGCATCCAGTGTGCTGAAGGCCCGCACCCGGCAGATCGCCGCCCACAGGGCCCGGCACGACTCGCTTCCGGCGGGGCTGACCGAGTGCGAGGACGTCCCGCGGGTAGGTGGGCAGGTGCTGCTGGCCGCCGTCGACCGTCGGATGGCCGTTCTGGAGCGCTGCGATCAGGACCCGGTCCGCTATGCGGTGCTGACTGTGCGGCTGCCAGTGCGGCCCGACCCTATGACCCGGACAGACTGGCATCCGGTGCGTCTCCGTTTCCGCCTGCCTCCGCATGTCCCCGCGGCCGCGGTGCTGTGCCCGCCCACCCTGCGGATCCGCCAGGGCCGCCTGCTGCTGGACGTGCCCTACGCCCACCCGGTGCCCAAGACCGAAAAGTCGGGTCATCGGGTGGCCGTGGCCTTCGATTGGGGACTGAACACCCTGTTCACCGGCGGCCGCCTGCACCTCTCCGACGAGGCCCAGCCCCGCGTGGTCACCGAGAGGCGGCCGCTGTTCTTCCGCGCGGACGGGGTGCTGGCCAAGACCGACCGGCTGCGCGTCCAGGGCGAGCACCTGCATACCCGCATCACTGCGCTCGATACCCTGACCGCGTCCCGCACCGCACGCGGCCTGCCCCCGGATCCGTGGGTGCGCGGCAAGCTTTCCGTTCTGGAGGCGGAGAGGGAGCGGGTCGGCCGCAAGCGGTCTCGCCTCAACGCGCATCTGGCGCGGGCGGCGGCCCGGTTCATGGTCGACCACGCGCGGGCGGCCGGGGCGAGCGTCATCTATCTGGAGGATCTGCGGGACATGGAGGCCCGCGACAGGGGCCGCACGCTGAACACCCGGCTGTCTCAGACGGTGCGCGGCGCGATCGTCACCCACGCCCGGCATCAGGCCGCCGTCCACGGCATCGCGGTGGTGATCGTCCCGCCGCGCGGCACGTCGAAGTACTGCCCGCGCTGCCTCACCGCCTTCCGTCACCACCGCGCCCCGGATGACCCCCGCCCCGGGTGGGCGTGGGCGAGCTGCCCGAACACTGCCTGCGGGTACAGCACCGGCCGGGATCAGGCCGCCTGGCAGCGGATCGGTGCCCGCGGGCTGACCCACCAGCACGCCACCTGCCCCGATCGCACCAGCGGCACCTATGTGATCCGCGGCGTCATCGAGGCCCTGGACCGCGCCAGTGCGGTCCACCCGCAGACTCCGGACCGCACCAAGAGCGGTCCGACAACCAGACGCCCTGTGCCCGGCAAGCGGCGCAGGGTCCCCGCCCCACCCGATACCCCCACCCCCGCCCCGGCGGGGACGGCGGGTCCGGGTGGCAAGCGTCCGGCGGGGCGGCTCCCCACGCACCCGACACGCCGCAGCCAGCGGTGGCCACGGCAGCAGGGCCCGACCACGATTGGCACCCCTACACGGCCACCCCGGCCGAGCGGGGCACGACTCGGGGCAGGCTTCCACCGCCACGCCCACACCACACCCACCCGAAGGCAGAGGTGGCCGTGGCCGAGTC
Protein-coding sequences here:
- a CDS encoding VOC family protein, which translates into the protein MNTTQSTQQSNQQTPREPAVWPTLQATDAPALIDFLVGTVGFLRTAVYEDGDRVAHAQLDWPEGGGIMLGSHKPDAEPGTWCVEPGTFGGYVVTARVDELYERLVDAGVKILREIEDQPYGSREFAITDPEGNKWSFGTYAGEPRPQGATS
- the glgX gene encoding glycogen debranching protein GlgX, with product MSSAPEQEAVQSAPRAGNGRALPAPFTGRGREREHVSPLEPVWPGTPVPLGARFRVGPEGVAGTNFALWAGGAESVELCLFDEEGRERRAALTELTHEIWHGFVPGVLPGQRYGFRVHGRWDPWTGARWNPAKLLLDPYARAVDGEFGLPPEVYGHVRDWPEQHVADTVRDNRDSAPYVPKGVVVHDDASGDEWVDDRRPKTPWADSVIYEVHVRGFTRQHPGIPEELRGTYAGLAHPAAIEHLVNLGVTAVELLPVHQFAHEDHLLRRGLRNYWGYNSIGYFAPHAGYAASGTGGQQVGEFKRMVRALHDAGIEVILDVVYNHTAEAGELGPMLSLKGIDNRGYYRLQDDARRYADYTGCGNTLHVVQPQVLRLITDSLRYWVTEMGVDGFRFDLAAALARSMHDVDMLSPFLAVIAQDPVLRRVKLIAEPWDVGSGGYQVGSFPPLWTEWNDRYRDAVRDFWRGALPDVRDLGYRLSGSSDLYAWGGRRPYASVNFITAHDGFTLRDLVSYERKHNEANGEGNRDGTHDNRSWNCGVEGETDDADVRALRRRQLRNLLTTLLLSTGVPMLVAGDEFGRTQRGNNNAYCQDNEISWVDWGLLDDPGCRELFALTARLVALRHAHPVLRRRAFFSGRAHSADGLRDLAWFTSRGTEMTEGDWYAPAATVGMYLSGRDIPGRDARGEPITDDSFLAVLHAGDRAESFVLPGEPWARSYEVVVDTGEEEQGAAPAVLHEAGATVTVEARTVLLLKVRT
- a CDS encoding AraC family transcriptional regulator produces the protein MSTGSQEFVRATPRPGGPIVSAVGYRTRGLPPALHRGLPSPYLTVIFTLDEPVVGGHTPEEALGPDAVRTDIVVGGLHQSPEFIAQSGSEGGIQLAVHPLAARALLGAPAADLAGPVAVEGADVLGRTAALVREELAELDDWRARFELVSDYVTRRTAEDPLAGVRPEVAEAWTWLARHRGAGTLKGLAAHVALSERRLTTLFRAETGLSPKQAARLMRFQHAKAAVVRAVAAGAPPDLSRVAAEHGYCDHSHLVRDFRQYTGLSPTGWLAEECRNIQAGGHHNGEDSEP
- a CDS encoding enoyl-CoA hydratase/isomerase family protein, whose translation is MTVHLEVADGVGTIRLDRPPMNALDVAVQDRIKELAEEATTRDDIRAVVVRGSEKVFAAGADIKEMREMDHAAMVARSRGLQDSFTAVARIPKPVVAAVTGYALGGGCELALCADFRIAADNAKLGQPEILLGLIPGAGGTQRLSRLVGPSKAKDLIFTGRQVRADEALTLGLVDRVVPAAEVFDAANAWAGQLAKGPAIALRAAKESIDTGLETDLDTGLAIERNWFAGLFATQDRETGMRSFVEEGPGKAKFA
- a CDS encoding L,D-transpeptidase, giving the protein MRTAVRRARHAGATLGAVLTWAGLMGTLAGCGGDTTFGKPRSAKELIRVTPDDGAKGVRAGGRLQVTVPEGRLESVKVVRVQDAQERSVPGRLERDSMRWRPTGPGADRFALAAQYKVDAVAMDGHGRRVARHTTFKTYVPAKRFIGYVTPEHRAQVGTGMIVKVAFNREIENRAAVRRAIRVTAEPGVEIAPHWFGRSRLDFRPKNYWKPGTEVTVDLGLRDVQAAPGVYGLQDKAFTFTVGRSQVSVVDAASHTMRVHRRGKPMETVPITAGAPGSTTYNGKMVVSEKLDVTRMDSRTVGFGGEYDIPDVPHAIRLTDSGTFLHGNYWSDGVFGRSNVSHGCVGLRDVKGGGSRTPAGRFFGRSLIGDVVEVRNSADKKVAADNGLGGWNMDWTRWKAGGAVTS
- a CDS encoding response regulator transcription factor — protein: MTDPAPDPVTGPATGPVITLLIVDDHPVVRDGLRGMFESTTGFTVLGEAANGVEAVARAAALDPDVVLMDLRMPGGGGVDAIKELTRRGARARVLVLTTYDTDSDTLPAIEAGATGYLLKDAPREELFTAVRAAADGRTVLSPAVASRLVTAVRTPAAPADETLSAREREVLVLVSKGTSNKEIARELFISEATVKTHLTHIYGKLGVKDRAAAVAVAYDRRILG
- a CDS encoding ATP-binding protein; amino-acid sequence: MAGLEGVEQPRRHGSATAARWSPAVEDEHALRALELFGNPAEAEVSLPSRPESAATARRLAQVVVLRHWGLSPKMTEDGVLLVSELVGNAVRHTGARHFGLRMLRRRGWIRIEVRDPSRGLPCLMPVHELDISGRGLFLVDKLSDRWGVDLLPRGKTTWFEMRVADR
- a CDS encoding L,D-transpeptidase encodes the protein MNGRRPISAFLLGTALFLVTACGGGGGGSGDDKGDSGQAADKESQAVVAVAPKNGADGVATSGALKVTADKGKLTEVKVADTKGNEVQGAITGGGSSWTPARHLAASTEYKVHAVAKDKAGRESAKDSTFTTLTPKNTFIGTFTPEDGSKVGVGMPFSIRFSRGITHPEDVEKAISVKAEPSVPVESHWFGNDRIDFRPEKYWAKGTKVTVKLNLDGVEGRPGVYGKQVKTVKFTVGRSQISTVDAKTHMMTVKRDGKTIKKIPITTGKPGYETWSGTMVISERLRVTRMNGETVGYGGEYDIKDVPHAQRLTDSGTFIHGNYWGGGTFGNVNSSHGCIGLRDVRGGYDKKVPAAWFFDQSMTGDVVVVKNTHDKTVDAGNGLNGWNMSWADWKK
- a CDS encoding haloacid dehalogenase-like hydrolase, which codes for MNFTKADSLRKKPLLLATAGAALAAAVATTVLWPGADASATTSGDVRAVAAQLKHWPRPQAKQLARVIAAHEHQGAYATFDADNTTYRNDLEESLLPFLEMKGVLTRDTMDPSLKVIPFKDTATHKETLTEYYNRLCEVDDQVCYPWAAQIFSGFTLKQLKGYVDELLAYDKPLPGGAEPPEFSDGMRELYHALRSHGIEVYVVSAASEDLVRMVLGDPKYGYDVKPENVLGVAALLKDRKTGDVTSSRKEIAAGTFDQKALEDRELTPNLWAPATWYEGKPAAISTYIDAWKKPILAAGDTPKSDGPMLFRSVDVAHGGVRVWVNRKDSSMKELNGMKADGVKRQKELGQKVTADKRWVTVTPEQIR